From the Vallitalea longa genome, the window GATAATTTTCTCATTAAATTTTTCCTCCTGTTAATTAATCAAATATGCTTTGATTTGCTCAAAAGTATATTTTAAAGTATTACTATTATCTATCACTACATCTGCATATTTTCTAAATTCACTATCTGTTGGTTGTTTACCAATTATATCTTTAGCGGATTCTGCTGAAATATTTCTATACTTTAATAGTCTATCCAATCGTACGTTCATATTACAATAAATATACCAATATTCATCGATCAAAGAATAAATTTCACCTTTACCTAAAGCTGTAATTTCTAGAACTATATACTTATATTTATTATCTTTTTTAAGATCATTGATAATTTGGATTATATTATCATTAATATACGGATGAGTAATATTAGTTAACAGCTTTAGTTTTTCTTTATCAGAAAAGACTACTGCTCCTAACCTTTTTCTATTAATATTACCATTATTATCCAAAATATTCTTACCAAAACATTTAATGATTTTTTTATACGCTTCACTATCTTTTTCTAATATTTCATGTGCGACTTTATCAGCATTTATAATATAAGCATTAAATTTATTTTTAAGTAGATTAGATACTTCCGACTTACCACTTCCACATCCACCAATTATGCCAATAATTTTCATTAAATCAACTCCAAATTTTTATACACAATAAATAAATTTCTAATTAAATCAATATAATATTGAATATAGAGAAATATAATTAATAATATTTCCATAAAGACTATATATAATACTTAGCCCCAACTATTATTTGACATCATACCACGTCATACCCATATTTACATCGACTTCTAATTTAACACTTATATCTACTGCGTTTTCCATTTCTTCTACTAGATATTTTTTCACTAAGTCAACTTCATCTCTATGTGCTTCTATCAATAATTCATCATGTATCTGCAGAATCAGTCTTGAACGTAAGTTTTCGGATTTTAGTCTTTTACTAATATTGATCATAGCTATTTTTATTACATCAGCCGCACTACCTTGGATTGGAGTATTCATGGCAATTCTTTCACCAAAAGATCTCTGCATAAAATTGCTTGACATAAGTTCAGGTATTGGTCTTCGTCTATTGAGCATCGTTAAAGAATATCCTCTGTTTTTGGCATATCTGATACAATTATCAAGATATATCTTTACACTTGGATACTTTCTAAAATAATTATCAATATATTCTTGTGCTTCTTTTCTTGAGATATGAAGATCTTGTCCTAAACTAAAAGCTCCTATTCCATATACGATTCCAAAATTAACTGCTTTTGCATTGCTTCTCTGTAAACTAGTTACTTCTTCAAAAGGTATATGAAATACCTGAGAAGCTGTAAGTCTATGAATATCCTGATGATCATTATAAGCTTCAATCAATGTCTCATCTTCTGCTAAATGAGCTAATAAACGCAATTCTATTTGTGAATAATCAGCATCTATGAAAACATAATCTTCTTCTGGAACAAATACTTTTCTTATTTCTCTTCCTATTTCCATTTTAATTGGTATATTTTGCAGATTAGGTTCAATAGAACTGATTCTACCAGTTGAAGTAATAGTCTGTTTAAAAGTAGAATGGATTCTTGAATCTTCTTTACCGATATAATCAAATAAACCATCTGCATAAGTTGATTTTAATTTTGTAAGTTGTCTATATTCACTTATTTTATTTATTATAGGATGTTCTCCCTTTAATTTATCAAGGACTTCTGCCGCAGTAGAATAACCTGTTTTAGTTTTTTTGATTACAGGTAATTCCAATTTTTCAAATAAAATGATACCAAGTTGTTTTGGAGATTTAATATTGAATGTTTCTCCAGCTAGTTCATAAATCTCACTTTCTAAGAGATCAATTATCTTACCCAATTTTTCAGCATATTCATTTAGTAATACACTATCTACTTTTATCCCATACAATTCCATGTCATACAAAACGTATATCAATGGCATTTCTATTTCATAAAATAATTTATGCATATCTAATTCATTAATTTTATTATCAATGATGTCATAACTATAGAATATTATTGCTGACAGCATTGAACAATGGTTAATCAATTCTTCTTCACTAAGATTTAGATAAGAAATTTTGTTTCTACCTTTTCCTAATAATTCTTCTTCAGACTTCATAATTATATCTAGATATTCTCTTGCTATATCATCTATATCGTAAGTATCTTTTGTTGGATTAATGGTATATGCTCCTACAAAAGTATCGAATAACACATTTTCACATTTAATATTGTATTTTGCAAGTATGTGCAAGTCTCTCTTTAGTCCATGCGTAACCTTAACTATGTCTTTATTTTCAAATATATTTTTAAGTTGTTCAAAAACATACGTGCTTTCTAATTCATTAAAACATTTTATGAAATAAGCATTTTCTTTATCATAAGCAACACTAACACCAATAATCTTATCATTATCAGTTACAATGTAGTATGCTAATAATTTGTTCCCTAATATATTAGATATCAATTTTTTCAATTCATCTTTAGTATCTATAGAATTGTAATTTACAGGCAATATACTCTTCTCATCATCTCCTATAGATGAATCAAATTTTTCTAGAAGGCGTTTGAATTCTAGATTTTTAAATAATTTATATGTCTCTTCATTAAATATATCGTCAATAACCATATTATCTTTTTCAAAATCTATATTACAGTCTACACAAATAGTAGCCAGTTCTTTACTTAGAACAGCCAAATCATAGTTTTCTTTAAGGTTTTTGGAAGCTCTAGGAGGTTTTAATTCGTCAACATTCTCATAGGCCTCTTCTATAGAATGATATTTTGATATTATCTTGATTGCTGTTTTTTCACCTATACCTGGTACTCCAGGAATATTATCTGATGCATCACCCATAAGTCCTTTTAAATCAATAAATTCTGTAGGAGTAACACTGTATAAGTCAATTACATCTTTTTCAAAATAATTCTCCACAGTGGTTGTACCTTTTTTAGTCTTAGGTATACTAATCTTTACCCTATCCGTTGCTAATTGCAATAAGTCCCTATCACCGGATAAAACTGTTGTATCTAGTCCAGATTCTTGGGCTTTGTGAGCTAATGTACCAAGAATGTCATCAGCTTCATAACCTTCCATTTCATAGATATTGATATTCATAGCTTTTAAGACTTCTTTTATCACAGGCATCTGCATCCTAAGTTCATCAGGCATTCCTTTTCTATTACCCTTATA encodes:
- the polA gene encoding DNA polymerase I; the encoded protein is MSNEKVLLVDGNSIMNRAYYGLPLLSNSEGMYTNAVLGFINILLKVIKDENATHLGVAFDLKAPTFRHDKYKEYKGNRKGMPDELRMQMPVIKEVLKAMNINIYEMEGYEADDILGTLAHKAQESGLDTTVLSGDRDLLQLATDRVKISIPKTKKGTTTVENYFEKDVIDLYSVTPTEFIDLKGLMGDASDNIPGVPGIGEKTAIKIISKYHSIEEAYENVDELKPPRASKNLKENYDLAVLSKELATICVDCNIDFEKDNMVIDDIFNEETYKLFKNLEFKRLLEKFDSSIGDDEKSILPVNYNSIDTKDELKKLISNILGNKLLAYYIVTDNDKIIGVSVAYDKENAYFIKCFNELESTYVFEQLKNIFENKDIVKVTHGLKRDLHILAKYNIKCENVLFDTFVGAYTINPTKDTYDIDDIAREYLDIIMKSEEELLGKGRNKISYLNLSEEELINHCSMLSAIIFYSYDIIDNKINELDMHKLFYEIEMPLIYVLYDMELYGIKVDSVLLNEYAEKLGKIIDLLESEIYELAGETFNIKSPKQLGIILFEKLELPVIKKTKTGYSTAAEVLDKLKGEHPIINKISEYRQLTKLKSTYADGLFDYIGKEDSRIHSTFKQTITSTGRISSIEPNLQNIPIKMEIGREIRKVFVPEEDYVFIDADYSQIELRLLAHLAEDETLIEAYNDHQDIHRLTASQVFHIPFEEVTSLQRSNAKAVNFGIVYGIGAFSLGQDLHISRKEAQEYIDNYFRKYPSVKIYLDNCIRYAKNRGYSLTMLNRRRPIPELMSSNFMQRSFGERIAMNTPIQGSAADVIKIAMINISKRLKSENLRSRLILQIHDELLIEAHRDEVDLVKKYLVEEMENAVDISVKLEVDVNMGMTWYDVK
- the coaE gene encoding dephospho-CoA kinase (Dephospho-CoA kinase (CoaE) performs the final step in coenzyme A biosynthesis.); this translates as MKIIGIIGGCGSGKSEVSNLLKNKFNAYIINADKVAHEILEKDSEAYKKIIKCFGKNILDNNGNINRKRLGAVVFSDKEKLKLLTNITHPYINDNIIQIINDLKKDNKYKYIVLEITALGKGEIYSLIDEYWYIYCNMNVRLDRLLKYRNISAESAKDIIGKQPTDSEFRKYADVVIDNSNTLKYTFEQIKAYLIN